The Megalobrama amblycephala isolate DHTTF-2021 linkage group LG13, ASM1881202v1, whole genome shotgun sequence genome contains a region encoding:
- the ceacam1 gene encoding carcinoembryonic antigen-related cell adhesion molecule 1 isoform X2 produces the protein MGHKLLAFFFTLICIPGLFAFTLDASKNPVAVGSNVTITVNDFIPITVGSWLYESSILFMWYSGDLISGSNQQAGIEFNITTFQLTLSSVTLKSSGKYALDALRPNKTRAEITLDVQEPVSNVTADVSMTNLVEFNDTVSFTCNASGTPLWFSWQNGSSAVTAGGRVQLNNNGRNLVISGVTRYDEGPFQCIVKNNISNGDSIQKNLTISYGPSNLRITASPEKMVYASGSAISLSCSADSKPSASFYWMYNGNLLNVNSWSYNLTDTTQNRTGLYTCVAQNAVTLRYAEVSKTIRIVDPISAVSVNPSGSPVEDMPFNLSCNVVGPVDSIQWLKNGMDLYADNTITFFNGNSTLSFKKMALTDDGLYTCAASNAVSNNKSQAYNLMVNYGPVNTTATGPDVVAEGSNVTFTCSSVSRPQSQYSWYFNDSMVAVGSVYVTAALPRNHSGQYTCMAFNNITGISSTASVQLTVLAPVSNVMVNMDNQQPIFNQTFTLTCTASGDVEHIQWMKNSVKMSDDSRITFSKNNSVLNFNPLFLSDEGPYECEASNAVSNMTSLAYDLKVSYGPWNITISGPAVGAVGQNVTFNCSANSYPTSQYSWFHNSSMVGNGSVYVTAALSLTNSGQYTCMAFNHITGSSSNASVQLTLKYPVSHVIVNAGNQSPIFSQPFTLTCAASGDVEHIYWMKNGMLLYPENGITFSIDNSTLRFQNLSLNDDGHYQCVASNAVSNMTSLAYDLMINYGPWNTTIKGPIMAETGSIVNFSCTADSRPQSQYSWFYNSSKVGNGSVYVTNPLTNSGQYTCIAFNHITDSSSNASVQLTVIDAITAVEVISDTLNPLATQSLKLKCDVKGHYDTLHWLRNNQSFQSSDRVTFSADNTTVTFTYLKTADDGIYQCVAANPVKQHASNPYNLVVNYYNAAVSVQASVVMTALLALLLPVLEEWL, from the exons ATGGGACATAAATTACTTGCCTTCTTCTTCACCTTAATATGTATACCAG GTCTTTTTGCATTCACCTTGGATGCATCAAAAAACCCTGTGGCAGTCGGGAGCAATGTCACCATAACTGTGAACGACTTCATCCCCATAACAGTTGGATCCTGGTTGTATGAGAGTAGTATATTGTTCATGTGGTACTCAGGGGACCTTATTTCGGGTAGTAACCAACAAGCTGGAATAGAATTTAACATCACTACATTTCAGCTGACCTTATCGTCAGTAACTCTGAAGAGTTCTGGCAAGTATGCATTGGATGCCTTGAGACCGAACAAGACCAGAGCAGAGATTACATTAGATGTTCAGG AACCTGTCAGTAATGTAACTGCAGATGTAAGCATGACAAACCTGGTGGAGTTTAACGACACCGTGTCGTTCACATGCAACGCCAGCGGCACGCCACTGTGGTTTTCATGGCAGAACGGCAGCTCTGCAGTCACAGCGGGAGGAAGAGTTCAGCTCAACAACAATGGCCGAAATCTCGTCATCAGCGGTGTGACGCGGTACGATGAAGGACCATTCCAGTGTATTGTGAAAAACAATATCAGCAATGGAGACAGTATTCAAAAGAATCTCACTATAAgct ATGGGCCTAGTAACCTGAGAATTACAGCCTCGCCAGAGAAAATGGTATACGCTTCTGGTTCGGCCATTTCTCTGTCATGCTCTGCTGACTCCAAACCATCAGCTTCTTTCTACTGGATGTACAACGGCAATCTTCTGAATGTCAATAGTTGGAGTTATAATCTTACAGACACTACTCAGAACAGAACGGGACTGTACACCTGTGTTGCCCAAAATGCAGTCACGCTTAGATATGCTGAAGTGTCAAAAACTATTCGTATAGTTG atCCAATTTCAGCAGTGTCAGTGAATCCATCAGGCTCTCCAGTAGAAGACATGCCTTTTAATCTAAGCTGTAATGTTGTGGGGCCAGTGGACTCCATTCAGTGGTTGAAGAATGGCATGGACCTGTACGCCGACAATACGATCACTTTCTTCAATGGCAACTCAACCTTGAGCTTTAAGAAAATGGCTCTTACTGATGACGGACTGTACACATGTGCAGCTAGTAATGCTGTCAGCAACAATAAAAGCCAGGCCTACAACCTTATGGTCAACT ATGGCCCAGTCAACACAACAGCCACTGGTCCAGATGTAGTAGCAGAGGGATCCAATGTGACCTTCACCTGTTCCTCTGTCTCTCGTCCTCAAAGTCAATACAGCTGGTATTTCAATGACTCAATGGTGGCCGTGGGCTCAGTGTATGTAACTGCGGCTCTCCCACGAAACCATAGCGGACAGTACACCTGCATGGCCTTCAATAACATCACCGGGATTAGCAGCACCGCCTCAGTGCAGTTAACTGTACTTG CTCCTGTCAGCAACGTTATGGTGAATATGGACAATCAGCAACCGATCTTCAACCAAACATTCACGCTAACCTGCACTGCCAGTGGAGATGTTGAGCACATTCAGTGGATGAAGAACAGCGTAAAAATGTCTGACGACAGTCGGATCACTTTCTCCAAGAACAACTCAGTTTTAAACTTTAACCCACTCTTTCTCAGTGATGAAGGACCGTATGAGTGTGAAGCCAGTAATGCTGTCAGCAACATGACCAGTCTGGCCTATGACCTCAAGGTCTCCT ATGGTCCATGGAACATAACTATCTCTGGTCCAGCTGTAGGAGCTGTAGGACAAAATGTGACCTTCAACTGTTCTGCTAACTCTTACCCCACCAGTCAATACAGCTGGTTCCACAATAGTTCAATGGTGGGAAATGGCTCAGTGTATGTGACTGCGGCTCTCTCACTAACTAACAGTGGACAGTACACCTGCATGGCCTTCAATCACATCACAGGCAGCAGCAGCAATGCTTCAGTGCAgttaacattaaaat ATCCAGTCAGTCATGTCATTGTAAATGCGGGCAATCAGTCACCAATCTTCAGCCAACCATTCACACTAACCTGCGCTGCCAGTGGAGATGTTGAGCACATTTATTGGATGAAGAATGGCATGCTTCTGTATCCTGAAAATGGAATCACTTTCTCCATTGACAATTCCACCTTGAGATTCCAAAATCTCTCTCTCAATGATGACGGACATTATCAGTGTGTAGCAAGTAACGCTGTCAGCAACATGACCAGCCTGGCCTATGACCTGATGATCAACT ATGGTCCATGGAACACGACAATCAAAGGCCCAATCATGGCAGAGACTGGGTCCATTGTGAACTTTAGCTGTACTGCGGACTCTCGTCCTCAAAGTCAATACAGTTGGTTCTACAATAGTTCAAAGGTGGGAAATGGCTCAGTGTATGTGACAAACCCACTAACAAACAGTGGACAGTACACCTGCATAGCCTTCAATCAcatcacagacagcagcagcaatgCTTCAGTGCAGTTAACTGTCATTG ATGCCATCACTGCAGTGGAGGTGATCTCTGATACTCTCAATCCTCTGGCAACTCAAAgcctgaagctcaaatgtgatgtgAAGGGACACTACGACACACTCCACTGGCTTCGAAACAACCAGAGTTTCCAGTCATCAGACAGGGTTACATTTTCAGCAGATAATACCACTGTGACCTTCACATATCTGAAGACCGCTGATGACGGGATATACCAGTGTGTCGCAGCAAATCCAGTGAAACAGCATGCCAGTAACCCATATAATCTTGTGGTCAACT ACTACAATGCTGCCGTCAGCGTCCAGGCGAGTGTGGTGATGACGGCTCTCCTCGCTCTGCTGCTCCCTGTGCTGGAGGAATGGCTCTAA
- the zgc:158701 gene encoding uncharacterized protein zgc:158701: MKFHMLLLAFVVVIVTNIHCQVQPQLEDSDKSPVDKGHVMSKRQVRTCNCGGRRNALEQNCPCERQRQYEILSKEQRAFCQKKGIWTYKKCQQMIGGNRKEKKGNKGFSMPI; the protein is encoded by the exons ATGAAGTTCCACATGCTTCTGCTGGCTTTTGTTGTGGTGATTGTCACTAACATCCATTGTCAag TCCAGCCTCAGCTGGAAGATTCAGATAAATCTCCAGTGGACAAAGGTCACGTCATGTCCAAACGGCAGGTCAGGACATGCAACTGCGGGG GGAGAAGGAATGCACTGGAGCAGAACTGTCCCTGTGAGCGGCAACGTCAATACG aaaTCCTCAGCAAAGAGCAGAGAGCTTTTTGCCAAAAGAAGGGGATTTGGACCTATAAAAAATGCCAACAGATGATTGGTGGAAACAGGAAGGAGAAGAAAGGCAACAAAGGCTTCAGTATGCCGATTTAA
- the ceacam1 gene encoding carcinoembryonic antigen-related cell adhesion molecule 1 isoform X1: MGHKLLAFFFTLICIPGLFAFTLDASKNPVAVGSNVTITVNDFIPITVGSWLYESSILFMWYSGDLISGSNQQAGIEFNITTFQLTLSSVTLKSSGKYALDALRPNKTRAEITLDVQEPVSNVTADVSMTNLVEFNDTVSFTCNASGTPLWFSWQNGSSAVTAGGRVQLNNNGRNLVISGVTRYDEGPFQCIVKNNISNGDSIQKNLTISYGPSNLRITASPEKMVYASGSAISLSCSADSKPSASFYWMYNGNLLNVNSWSYNLTDTTQNRTGLYTCVAQNAVTLRYAEVSKTIRIVDPISAVSVNPSGSPVEDMPFNLSCNVVGPVDSIQWLKNGMDLYADNTITFFNGNSTLSFKKMALTDDGLYTCAASNAVSNNKSQAYNLMVNYGPVNTTATGPDVVAEGSNVTFTCSSVSRPQSQYSWYFNDSMVAVGSVYVTAALPRNHSGQYTCMAFNNITGISSTASVQLTVLAPVSNVMVNMDNQQPIFNQTFTLTCTASGDVEHIQWMKNSVKMSDDSRITFSKNNSVLNFNPLFLSDEGPYECEASNAVSNMTSLAYDLKVSYGPWNITISGPAVGAVGQNVTFNCSANSYPTSQYSWFHNSSMVGNGSVYVTAALSLTNSGQYTCMAFNHITGSSSNASVQLTLKYPVSHVIVNAGNQSPIFSQPFTLTCAASGDVEHIYWMKNGMLLYPENGITFSIDNSTLRFQNLSLNDDGHYQCVASNAVSNMTSLAYDLMINYGPWNTTIKGPIMAETGSIVNFSCTADSRPQSQYSWFYNSSKVGNGSVYVTNPLTNSGQYTCIAFNHITDSSSNASVQLTVIDAITAVEVISDTLNPLATQSLKLKCDVKGHYDTLHWLRNNQSFQSSDRVTFSADNTTVTFTYLKTADDGIYQCVAANPVKQHASNPYNLVVNFGPQSVQIIVRPGIPPKLTCQALSQPPAEYHWILENNTVVGNQSTIEIPLKYILGSNYTCVAKNPLTNVTIYTSQVIDYYNAAVSVQASVVMTALLALLLPVLEEWL; encoded by the exons ATGGGACATAAATTACTTGCCTTCTTCTTCACCTTAATATGTATACCAG GTCTTTTTGCATTCACCTTGGATGCATCAAAAAACCCTGTGGCAGTCGGGAGCAATGTCACCATAACTGTGAACGACTTCATCCCCATAACAGTTGGATCCTGGTTGTATGAGAGTAGTATATTGTTCATGTGGTACTCAGGGGACCTTATTTCGGGTAGTAACCAACAAGCTGGAATAGAATTTAACATCACTACATTTCAGCTGACCTTATCGTCAGTAACTCTGAAGAGTTCTGGCAAGTATGCATTGGATGCCTTGAGACCGAACAAGACCAGAGCAGAGATTACATTAGATGTTCAGG AACCTGTCAGTAATGTAACTGCAGATGTAAGCATGACAAACCTGGTGGAGTTTAACGACACCGTGTCGTTCACATGCAACGCCAGCGGCACGCCACTGTGGTTTTCATGGCAGAACGGCAGCTCTGCAGTCACAGCGGGAGGAAGAGTTCAGCTCAACAACAATGGCCGAAATCTCGTCATCAGCGGTGTGACGCGGTACGATGAAGGACCATTCCAGTGTATTGTGAAAAACAATATCAGCAATGGAGACAGTATTCAAAAGAATCTCACTATAAgct ATGGGCCTAGTAACCTGAGAATTACAGCCTCGCCAGAGAAAATGGTATACGCTTCTGGTTCGGCCATTTCTCTGTCATGCTCTGCTGACTCCAAACCATCAGCTTCTTTCTACTGGATGTACAACGGCAATCTTCTGAATGTCAATAGTTGGAGTTATAATCTTACAGACACTACTCAGAACAGAACGGGACTGTACACCTGTGTTGCCCAAAATGCAGTCACGCTTAGATATGCTGAAGTGTCAAAAACTATTCGTATAGTTG atCCAATTTCAGCAGTGTCAGTGAATCCATCAGGCTCTCCAGTAGAAGACATGCCTTTTAATCTAAGCTGTAATGTTGTGGGGCCAGTGGACTCCATTCAGTGGTTGAAGAATGGCATGGACCTGTACGCCGACAATACGATCACTTTCTTCAATGGCAACTCAACCTTGAGCTTTAAGAAAATGGCTCTTACTGATGACGGACTGTACACATGTGCAGCTAGTAATGCTGTCAGCAACAATAAAAGCCAGGCCTACAACCTTATGGTCAACT ATGGCCCAGTCAACACAACAGCCACTGGTCCAGATGTAGTAGCAGAGGGATCCAATGTGACCTTCACCTGTTCCTCTGTCTCTCGTCCTCAAAGTCAATACAGCTGGTATTTCAATGACTCAATGGTGGCCGTGGGCTCAGTGTATGTAACTGCGGCTCTCCCACGAAACCATAGCGGACAGTACACCTGCATGGCCTTCAATAACATCACCGGGATTAGCAGCACCGCCTCAGTGCAGTTAACTGTACTTG CTCCTGTCAGCAACGTTATGGTGAATATGGACAATCAGCAACCGATCTTCAACCAAACATTCACGCTAACCTGCACTGCCAGTGGAGATGTTGAGCACATTCAGTGGATGAAGAACAGCGTAAAAATGTCTGACGACAGTCGGATCACTTTCTCCAAGAACAACTCAGTTTTAAACTTTAACCCACTCTTTCTCAGTGATGAAGGACCGTATGAGTGTGAAGCCAGTAATGCTGTCAGCAACATGACCAGTCTGGCCTATGACCTCAAGGTCTCCT ATGGTCCATGGAACATAACTATCTCTGGTCCAGCTGTAGGAGCTGTAGGACAAAATGTGACCTTCAACTGTTCTGCTAACTCTTACCCCACCAGTCAATACAGCTGGTTCCACAATAGTTCAATGGTGGGAAATGGCTCAGTGTATGTGACTGCGGCTCTCTCACTAACTAACAGTGGACAGTACACCTGCATGGCCTTCAATCACATCACAGGCAGCAGCAGCAATGCTTCAGTGCAgttaacattaaaat ATCCAGTCAGTCATGTCATTGTAAATGCGGGCAATCAGTCACCAATCTTCAGCCAACCATTCACACTAACCTGCGCTGCCAGTGGAGATGTTGAGCACATTTATTGGATGAAGAATGGCATGCTTCTGTATCCTGAAAATGGAATCACTTTCTCCATTGACAATTCCACCTTGAGATTCCAAAATCTCTCTCTCAATGATGACGGACATTATCAGTGTGTAGCAAGTAACGCTGTCAGCAACATGACCAGCCTGGCCTATGACCTGATGATCAACT ATGGTCCATGGAACACGACAATCAAAGGCCCAATCATGGCAGAGACTGGGTCCATTGTGAACTTTAGCTGTACTGCGGACTCTCGTCCTCAAAGTCAATACAGTTGGTTCTACAATAGTTCAAAGGTGGGAAATGGCTCAGTGTATGTGACAAACCCACTAACAAACAGTGGACAGTACACCTGCATAGCCTTCAATCAcatcacagacagcagcagcaatgCTTCAGTGCAGTTAACTGTCATTG ATGCCATCACTGCAGTGGAGGTGATCTCTGATACTCTCAATCCTCTGGCAACTCAAAgcctgaagctcaaatgtgatgtgAAGGGACACTACGACACACTCCACTGGCTTCGAAACAACCAGAGTTTCCAGTCATCAGACAGGGTTACATTTTCAGCAGATAATACCACTGTGACCTTCACATATCTGAAGACCGCTGATGACGGGATATACCAGTGTGTCGCAGCAAATCCAGTGAAACAGCATGCCAGTAACCCATATAATCTTGTGGTCAACT TTGGACCACAGAGTGTGCAGATCATTGTACGTCCAGGGATTCCCCCCAAGCTGACATGCCAAGCATTGTCTCAGCCGCCAGCTGAGTATCATTGGATCCTAGAAAACAACACAGTAGTGGGAAATCAATCTACCATTGAGATTCCCCTGAAGTATATCCTGGGCAGCAATTACACCTGTGTGGCCAAAAACCCTTTGACAAATGTGACGATCTACACCAGCCAAGTCATCGATT ACTACAATGCTGCCGTCAGCGTCCAGGCGAGTGTGGTGATGACGGCTCTCCTCGCTCTGCTGCTCCCTGTGCTGGAGGAATGGCTCTAA